The Anoplopoma fimbria isolate UVic2021 breed Golden Eagle Sablefish chromosome 10, Afim_UVic_2022, whole genome shotgun sequence sequence atagttattcaagagaactactagtcaccagaagtcataagtgcatctcctttcttaaacaagcatcttaaagcataagccagagcaaaagtatagtgcagaggcaaattactacgaaaacaataattgcaacagactaatacgaatataataagtgctacaaactactatgaataggataagtgcagtaaacgaatacgaattcaataagtgcagcgaactgatacgaatacagtaagtgcaacaactaatacgaatgcaataagtgctacgaggaaggctcagggtagtgcttcttgataAACATACTTACAAGCTGTAAACTGAATAAAGTAAGAGAACTCTGTGGTCTATTTTGCAGATGACACTCCCGTCATCGTCCGTGTTACAAACAGGAAGGAAATCAATAATCTTGCAGAGTGATGCTCAGAGAACAACCTGCTGCTCAACGTCAGTAAAACCAAAGAGTTGATTgttgatttaagaaaaaaagaggcaaagacACGACTCTCTTTACATGaatggagctgaggtggaaCAAGTTTGTAACTTTAAGTTCCTGCGATTCAGCATCACAAACAGCCTGACGTGGTCATCACACAAGCTCATAAACGACAActaggaggtcagaggtcagtcaGCAGAGTAAcgtgtgtgtagctgtgtagctgtgtgtgtgtgtgtagctgtgtgtgtttgcatgtatgtgGATGAAGGAGAGTAAATGACACATTCAAATGTGCTTCCTGCTTTCTTAAAGGAGAATGCTCGTCAGTTGAATGACACCGAGTCTgtggatgaagaggaagatgaagaagtgTCAGAGGTTCCACGCCTATCTGGTGGAGAACAACATGCTTACACAGAACGTCAGGGTCCCTCCagatgttacacacacacacaagcacgccCACACGTTACTCTGCtgactgacctctgacctcactaTTGTCTTTAAATGCATACTGCTTGTTTTCCCTAGTCCTCTTATCATAAAAAAACCTTGGTGTTTCATTACCCTCGCAGTTCATTGTTGCCCTGAGGAagcaaacataaacattttatgatTGACATATTATCAGGACCCCCAAgaagtgaaatatattttaccCCCAAAATAGAAAGTCATGCCATAGAGGggctttttatgtgtttttttgtttttgttttgttttctatgaaAACGGGACTGCAATCTGCATTTCTTTGTGAAACCCTGttgtataatgacaataaaataaccttGTAAACTGAAGAGTTTGCAGCTGAGTATGAGCATGGTGAGTGACGTGGACAATAGTTGCTTTCTAATTGCCTAAAAAAGACACCGTCCCAACTGTCCTGGTTCTCCCTACCGTcagtgtaaaaacacacaggaaacTTTAAAGTTGGATTAAACAGAATTTGTTGTTGGTGAAAGATGCATGAACTCATATGTTCACACGGGAATCATCAGTCTTCATCGACTATTAAAAGATGTGTgttgaggttgttttttttaacactacaCCACACAGTTCCTGTTTCATCTTAAATAGAAGACGTAACTGAAGATACTGAATCATTTCAGTCTGTGTGAAGACGAGGATGAATATCTTCAGCTGCCTGTTAGCCTTTGTTCTCGGCTGTAACGTCACTGCAGGTAAGAACTTTTCACATTAATCAGTTACTCTTCACCGTTTTTTATTGGTTACATTTCTTCCACTGGATAATATCCTGAAACTCaactttatttaatacattcataATAACGTTAACAATAATGAGGAACCAATTCCCCCACGGGACGAATAAAGTATCTAATAATTCATGAAGTACATGCAGTCTGCACTATATTATGTCTCATACAGTTTACttataatgcaaaaacacaatattaaaaacCATATTGAAGGTTTAGTCACTGCATTTGAGAGTTAAATGGGAACTTTGTAATTTATTGTAaactttgtttcttttgcagAATTAATCCATGAAGCAGTGGAGGAAAAGAGCTCAGTCTCTCTTCGTTGTCCTCACTCTGTGGAGGGCACCGTGACGTGGAGCAGAGAGATTAATGGAAGTAAAGTTGACGTACTGACAGCTGGAGGTGACCAGGACATAAGACACATTCATGACCCACAAAGACGATACAGTTCATTGGTAGATAAGTCTCTGCACATACGCAGAGTTACTGTCTCAGACTCTGGAAGATATTTCTgtaacagtgaagcagctgtgGAGCTGACGGTGATCCCAGCAGGTAACATCAAACTTTAATAAAGtactttttgtttcctcttcctgtttaaGAATTGAGTTTCTGAGCTAAATGTTAAAATCTTAAACTTCGTCACATtgataaaatgttacatttctgatgaatatgtggttttttttatacctttaatAATGATTACTTTCATATTTACTTCTCGTTACTGTAGCTGAGAAGTTTTTAAGAGTACTTCTGCATTACTGGGTATTAGTTTTAAgttagtcattttatttttagtcataAAGCTTTCAACACACTTTGTTCATACGGAGCTCCTCACAAAGGAAAGGAGTTACAGAATACGTAGAGATTCTAAGTCACTTTCTTTGAAGGTGTTAAAAGATACTGAAgggaaaaaatactttgttatgGGTAATTATGTGATCTTACTTTacaaagattatttatttttatttttaaaagaaacaagtcCTCCGCTCACTTGAGGAAATTCTCATCAAATTAAAACtcattcattaatattcattttcttgtgTACAGGAACAAGCAGACTTCATGCTACAGAGGGGACACGAGTCACTCTGACGTGCCCTCCTCATGTTGGAGGATCACATAATGTAAAATGGAGCAGCACGAACGCTGTTGAAATACAATACCGGAATgggttttatgtttcatctgTTGACCAGACGTTGACTATAACACACGTGGAGCTTGTTCACTCTGGACTTTACTACTGTGATGAAACACCTGCTGTGTATCTGAATGTGACCAAAGGTAAGAGACAAGAAGTCAAAGAGGAACAAAGAAATGTGTGAGGAAGTAAAGCAGACTTCTTAGAGACTTGTCCATCCCTTAACTTTCTATATCTAATTTTTTGTCTTgaggaaaaaacaatcaataacttTCTAAATTTTGAATTACTGTGATGTTTTAGAGGTCGTGATGTCGGTTTCACATATACACAAATTCCCCCCACTCGCATTCGGTGAAGAAGAATATCAGggtctcagccaatcagaggctggTCTTTGCGGAACGTGTTTGGGGTTTAACGtgaaaaaccccaaaaaacatttagccACACTAAACATTAGAGATATAACAGATCAAAGATGTTagttaatcagtgagctttagaggtgccaATTGGTGGATTCTGTTACATTTggaccaggctagctgtttccccctgttttcagtcattatgctaagctaagctaaccagctgctggctgtatcTTGATATTCATAGTGACACTCGGTTTcaaacagatataaaaaaaaaaaaaaaaaaaactgaaccaaGAGGTCTAAAGGTGCAGTTCCttcttgtatttttaaagtgacaGAACAAGGAACGTCCTCTGTATTCAACTGGTTTAAGTTGAGAGAAAACCACAGCCTTTCCCCTAGCTCAAAATGAGTGATGATCTCATGACTTTCTGagctgaagagcttttttggtgatgtgtgtttatgtcctctctctctctctgaaggtAAAACCACAACgagacaaacagcagcagcaacaactgtTCCATCAACTACACCCCGACTATTAAAGATACGACTAATGAAACAAACTTtaacatgaaattaaattagTATAAAGTTGATCGATCTGTGAGAGCtgtcaaaaatataaacaacaaaagaaagacaacatCTACAACGAGACAAGCAGCAACAACTCCATCAGTGAAGACTGAAACAGATCTTaacatgaaattaaattgaTGTAAAGGGGAATAATCAGAGAGAGCAggtaaaatatgttaaattgtGTTAATCAGGGAGAGCTATGTTTTCCTCTGTCCCACACAGAAGACAAGACAACAACAGAATCAACTTTTAAAACTTCAACAACAGCTACAACATTAACAACAGTGACAAACACAAGTAGGactatataataaataaataatataactaCACTCTCTTTTTGTAACACTTCTAAATTACATGTTGTAACTCATCAATTCTTACTTTCATCGTCTACTTTACTGGAAGATGCAGGATTAAAAGACGAGGTGAATCAAACCTCACCTGTATAAACATCAAagcaatatataatatataaaacatttatttatatttaataagttGAGCTaatgaatggaaaataaataaatatattaaatgaaaattaTAATATGCTCTGATAGCTGTGATAGAGCAGATATAGTTTGGCtattttttaagtattataAGGTAAATAATACCAATGTTAAACGGTCATGGTTAACATTATAACATGTGATTAAAGTTGTGAAACAATCGTGTTTATCGTTGTAACATTTGGTTAACATTGTGAGACGGTAGAAGTGAACGTTGTAATTTGTGCAAAAGCAGTAAAACTAAACTTGCTCTCAATCCCAGAACTCTTGATCAGCAGTTCTACCAAATGCTCTACTTTTAGATTTACTGATTACACTTAAAAGATGACAGACTTCTTAGAAACTTGTGGGTTTTTTGTGTACTTCTGCATTTCTgggtatttgtttaaaaaaacaacgcaaccacaaagagataaaaaatgactacaaacagacacaaatcgACTAGAAGAAGGGAAAACcatccacaaaaaaaagaactacacAAAGACCAAAGCAATTACAGAGAAACTACAattacagagagacacaaaacaacatcataACGAGGCGTAACAACCATAAAGTCAGTGCGTCATGCACCTTTTTGTGTCTGTGGCCAGGAAACAACTGTCTCATAATCCACCCATGTAGAGGACAGCAGCATCCTGGCCTCAGACATGTGAAAGGTCCGCCTACACAAATGTTTGGTGTCTCTTTGGGGtcgttgtgtctctttgtagcccTTCCTCCTGTTCAGCGCTCCATCCATACCTAGAGTACACGTTTAATGTAGCCTTCAGATTATACGtgagattgtatttttatcatgGGAAGTTGAGTACAAGCATTCGCTGCAcattaatgatatttttaaacattttgtgttaaattaGACATCAACTTCATCTTCTGccttaaataaacatttcctctATTCCACACAGAAGATTACGACACAGGACCAACAGAAATATCATCTGCAAATACAGCAGCAACAACTGAAACAACGTTCCCATCATGGACTCTGACAGAAACAGGTAAAGAAACTTCAGACTATAATGAAGAAACAGAGTCACAccaagaaacacaaaaaactaaagctGCAATTTAAAGAATAAGATAATAACTTAACTGAACATTGATAGTAACTGGTGATGGATGACGATCTGGTTCTGaaggtttctttttcttccagcGACTCCTTATCTGTGGCAAATGATTGTTCGTTCCGTGATTGGATTCCTCTATTTGACCACCATGATCGGCATCACTGTCACCACCTGGAGAAAAGGTGAACAGAGTTGGATTTAAACAAGTTGTTTTGTGCTTCTGGAAATGTTCTGTATCATAAAACACACTTATCAGAATAACTTCATATCGTAAATAATGAGCAAGCACTCACAGCGTTTATCTGACAACATTTCAACTTCAGaactttattcatatattcatcaTGTTGCTGAAGCACCACCTATTGGTGAAACCAGATCAACATTCACATGTGCACATGTCATCTAAATTTTTATGGCGGTTTATATCAgatacaacatttaaagaaatcttGGGAAATTGTcacaataattacttttttcaagcTCATCTAATATAAAGTTGTATTTCTTAAATCAGGGGTAAAAGTGGTAAAATGGTTCAAAAATCTGAGTCAGTCACTTTATCAGGatttaaactgactttttattcattatctTTAACCATTTAAAGCTTATTTTGCTACTAAACTTCACAGTTAAGAAATTATAACTCCAATGTAAGACAGTATTCAAACAACCACATGGCAGAACTATTTCTATTAGATCTGCACCAAAAACTaatcacttgtttttttttgccagatttCATTGAAAATAAAGAGGTAGTTTTAGAAATAttctgctgacaaacaaacagaaaacgtTTGAGCTCATGTTTGGCCATACACATGTTTCTAATAATTACCATAAGaaagctgttttaaatgttgccATTGACTGAAAAGTTGCAACAcagttaatatataaaaatgttgaccATAAACTTCAtgttcatcttttctcttttgcagCTCGACAAATAGAGGCGAACAGTCATCATTCAACACTGTGACCAACACCACCTGTCAATTCATGCTCGTTACATgaaaacagtcttttcaaaataaacttccgtttTAAGAAGGCAACAATttagttttaggcaacaaaaatacttagttaggtttagtaaaagatggtgaaaaacTTAGTTAGCTTTTAGAAGAGTGGCTTTGGATTTTCAtgaacaataagaaaaataccaTGTAAATACTAGCTACGTTTTCCCCCCTTAACCAAAGTGTTTCCCTTTAAAGGTCAGTAACCAATTTATGTGTCATATTACAAAACATCAGTGTCATAATCTGTAATTTGTAAATTCtgagctgtttttctgttttaataaataaatataaaacctgccttcctttgatgttttatttattttacatcttttttttgtggggggttttttttgtttgtttttctttaataaataaacatcagaGAGTTGTGTCACCTATACGTCATTGCTGTATTACTCTTTAAAGCGAGGATTCTAATCTGCTGATGTAACATTTTACTTTACAAGTTTTGTGTTTCTCAGAGCTAGAACAGTCAAACAGTCATACATTTTTGAAAgtattcatttgaaaaacatcAGTTTGAATAAATATAGACGATTaatgcaccaaaaaaacaaatgcccCTGTTGTCATAAATTCTAAGCTACATCACTTCCCAGTTACTGAaaatacacccacacacttCTCAAGAAGGCAGAGAGGGACAATGATGTATGACAGCCTCCCTTTTTTATCATaaagacatacataaatacaagtgggaagaaatgaagaaacagaaatatatatgtattgattagttatttatttgtaattaatcTCAGTcatttacatgtaaatgtatgtattccCTGTGTCACATTTGGGCCCATATACGGTAGAATAAGAAATGAGTCACAGAAAAAAGtatgtaaaatgtaacattaacaGACATATTAGAAAAATACACTCAAGAACCACACAACGTACTGTTGATTAAGGTTCAGTTGGATCTTTagtcatttgatttattgaaaatgGGATTTTGAAAGGCGTTTCCTCACTTCTTTCTCACGCCTTGATATCATCTTTTCATGACATTCAACTTCACGCTGACCACAGACTGAAGTGATCGCTAGATCCTTGcctatttctatttaaattttGTGAAGTTAGTATCTGCTCTGTTTGGGTGTTACTTGATCTTGTCACAATGAAAGCAGGACATAAAGGAAAGCTTGTGTTTGGACCGTTTAAGAAAGATCTGCAGTGTCTTAAAAGTATCTGAAATTACTCGTCAATATCAACCTTTTAACCACTGGATTGAGTTGAAGAcctaaattaacttttttgtgtgcacacatgagCTCTCTCACACCCACACTCATTTACTTCCTTTGTGCTTTCTACAGgcctacaaagagacacaaaatgactacaaagagaaacaaaaagaagacaaataaaGCCATTAATAAGCTTCAGGCAGTATCAACGTTTCTCTCAGCTGTTCTGAGACTAAATACAGTTTAAGTTGAGTTTAAAAACGGTGACCAGAGggacattttttgaaaatggcGGGCAACGATGACTAATACATTTAGCAACTGtatctttaaagtaaaagttttaCATGTTTGTTGTGTGCAGGAACAAACAGACTTCCTGCTACAGAGGGGGAAGAAGTCATTCTGACATGCCTTCCTGATGTTGGAGGATCACATTGTAGCGAGGTTGGAGCGGCTTGGTGGATCTAAGACTTGAGAATCATCCCCCTACCAGCGATAGATGACGCAGAGACATTCCAACACCCCCCCCATTCTGGTATATCATCATTACAGAGGAGTTTTCCAATCCACTTCCTCAGAAACTCCCCCATTGTACCAGACGGTACCTCTATACCTTAAGCAATATAGGTGACAAATCTGACAGTCCACAgccctgagaggaagatctcaaggcGAGATACGAAGTTAGCACCGGGAAGTGAACCTCCCTTATCTAGGAACAGGTCAAACATGACTTCACAGATCAAGTCATAAATACTTGGTCACAAACAGAAACTAAGTGTCTTACAATTATTCTCTGTAGGTCGGAATAACCCCACTCAAGTTATTCCACGGTTGATTTCAGGAAAGTACATATTTTTCCTGAATCTGTGAGAGGAGAACAGagctaaatatgtttcatgCCCTTTAAAGACCCGACACACCGTGTGACCACAGTGCCATCCATCGATCATTGGTGATAagacatatatttttcttaaaaaggaGGGTCCTGTAGAGAAACGGTCAATATTAGCGATAGTTATGAAATGTGTACACGCTAGTAAGTCACATGACAGATGCACATTTCTGATCcgcattatctttgttaaatcctgtgtattaagtgtatACAACTAAAATTCCATTTTTGTATACATACAAGTTGATAAGTGTGTAAGGTTATTAATCTCACAGTGGGGGAAAGTATGCAACTTATTTGTCTAAGATGTTAGATGTGACGTTACAGCCGAGAACAAAGGCTAACAGGCAGCTGAAGATATTCATCCTCGTCTTCACACAGACTGAAATGATTCAGTATCTTCAGTTACTTCTTCTATTTGAGATGAAACAGGAACTGTGTGGtgtagtgttaaaaaaaacaacctcaacACACATCTTTTTATAATCGATGAAGACTGATGATTCCCGTGTGAACATATGAGTTTATGCATCTTTCACCAACAACAAAGACTGTTTTAATCCAACTTTAAAGTTTCCTGTGTGTATTAGAAAGCAACTATTGTCTACGTCAGTCACCATGCTCATACTCAGCTGCACCCTCTTCAGTTTACAAGGTCATtctattgtcattgtacaacacagAAAAAGCCCCTCTATGGCATGACTTTCTATTTTGGGGGGTAAAAGATATTTGACCCCCAAGCTTGGGGGTCCCTGATAATATAGGGAGGTAAtagggaggtcagaggtcagtcagtgtgtgtgtctaacatCTGGaagactcatcatgtgaccatactgccatcCAGTAGTCAGttggtgataacacagataTGTGTCAAAGTGTCGAGATGTTGTGACGCAGTTAAGGTGACAGTACATATTAACgatagttataaaatgtttacacgctAGTAAGTCACATGACCGATGCGCATTTCTGATCcgcattatctttgttaaatcctgtgtattaagtgtatgtAAGTGAAATTCCATTTCTGTATCCATACAAGTGTGTAAGTTTTATTAATCTCATAGTGACGAAAAGtatgtggtttatttgtttaaaatgttagattaattaatttactaaaCAAGAGCAGGCCAAcattaagagacaaagaaacttGGAATAGTTGCGGAGAGGTGTCGTAAATCACGACCGCACCCCACCATTTGACACCATACTGCATGGATAAAACTGACCCATCGGTGTTCCGGCCACCTCCTGACCCTTAGGCATTcaggccgactcctgcacctcctgacccgtcggcgctccggccaactccagtcccggctgggcctCAGCAtccgagagaccctcgcccgacctctgGCAGCAAGGTCTTCTTCTCAAGGTCAGGAGTTGGTCGGCCGGAACGGCGATGGGACAGGAGGTGCAGGCTTCGGTCGGTGTACCGACCGGACACGTCGAGCCGGAACTAGTGAGGTGATGGTATACAACATTTCATTCAACTCCTCCTTAAACATTGCTGGGTCCATGTTATGGCCAGATCGTACTATCACGGTTGGggtgtggacccagaagcagtgcgGCAGGACACGGAGtagaatgcagcagctttattgaaagcgggacatacagcagacaaacaggcaggatcagacaaacaggcaggatcagacaaacaggcaggatcagactcACGTTGTGAATTCCTATCAGGAGAACAccaagccgtcagggaaacaggcaggggatcagtcagacggaaaccagaggaagcggaggctaaactcatggtcggggacagaaggctaagacggctaaccggggcaaaggcaaggtaggaatctggtggtcggggacagaaggctgagtcgttgaagggggcacaggcaaggcagggaagtccaaacaggcagggtcggcaatgggaaatcagtccaagggaaattgctggaaggtctggcatgaatgcggcgaacgatctggcagtgagtgtgtgactgactggggtttaaatattggagggagtaggtgcagcagagtgagcaggtgagagggattgtgctgatgaggtggatgtggcagacaggtgcactgagtaaggctgattaggtgagtgagatgtggagtgacaggagagaaggggcagagctATGAAAGGCTGGGAGTGgtcggagtgaactgagagacagagtgacaggaaggtgaacagagtgagccaattaggtgagtgagacagagtgacagggagtatggaggaagaactgtgacaacattatttaaaatggagcagcagaaacactgtTGAAATACAAAACCAGAATGGATTTTATGTTTCACCTGTTCACCAGACGTTGACTATAACACACGTGGAGCTTGTTCACTCTGGACTTTACTACTGTGATGGAAAACCTGCTGTGTATCTGAATGTGACCAAAGGTAAGAGACAAGAAGTCAAAGAGGaacaaagaaatgtgtgtggAAGTAAAGCAGACTTCTTAGAGGCTTGTGGTCAATTCATagtgtgcttttgtttttgagtACTTTCATATTTACTTCTCAGAACTGAAGCTGAGAAGCTTTTTGTGTACTTCTGCATTTCTgggtatttgtttaaaaaaggaacGCAACCACGAAGAGATACAAAATtactacaaacagacacaaatcgACAAAACAAcccacaaaaaaataactacACAAAGACCAAAGCAATTACAAAGAGACCCAAAACAACATCACAACAAGGCTTAACAACCATGAAGTCAGTGTGTCATGCACCTTTTTGTGTCTGTGGCCAGGAAACAACTGTCTCATAATCCACCCATGTACAGATGACAGCAGCATCCTGGTCCGCCTACACAAATGTTTGGTGTCTCTTTGGGGtcgttgtgtctctttgtagcccTTCCACCTGTTCAGTGCTCCATCCATACCAAAAGTACACGTTTAGAGCTGTCTTCAGATTAAACGTgagattataataattataatgataataaatttATTGATATAGCACTTTAAAGACAGTATTTATAAAGTGCCTTgacaaacaaagcagaaaaagcaaggcaataaaacaatagaaagctcaacaataaacaataaaatacatgtagaaTAATTTTTAGTAAAACCAATGATAAAATATAGCATTAAAGCGACGATGTCACaaaaaagccagtctgtaaaaatggggcagtatttgtacatttggtgtctctttgtggctgttgtgtctctttgtagtccatCCACCTGTCCAACATCCATACCTAGAGTACACGTTTAAAGCTGTCTTCAGATTATACTTGAGATTATAATGATAACTAGAAAATTTTgcaagaaattttgactgtgtgtctgctactgcccgaagacgttgcatatattaacagttctgagacagctgtatcaatgagaTTCATTTAgagttagtttggggttcatttgaggtacatttgaaaaaaaaacatgagtcCAATCGCCAAGATATTAtaatcaacagagagaaaagactcttcCCTCTGAAATGAGGCGCTATCACACCTCTCATCTCTGTATGAGAGATTCataggacacacacactgtgggcGTGCACTCATGCTTCTGTGCATGTGTCACTGGTATccatggtgagggagcacctgggCAAAGGCAGACTAATTAACAGAGGTTACAGCaatgattttgaacaaaactagctgtcaaactcctgcCTCCAATCGTAGAACCACAAGTTCAATGGACAACATATTGATATCATAAGAGAG is a genomic window containing:
- the LOC129096916 gene encoding uncharacterized protein LOC129096916 encodes the protein MNIFSCLLAFVLGCNVTAELIHEAVEEKSSVSLRCPHSVEGTVTWSREINGSKVDVLTAGGDQDIRHIHDPQRRYSSLVDKSLHIRRVTVSDSGRYFCNSEAAVELTVIPAGTSRLHATEGTRVTLTCPPHVGGSHNVKWSSTNAVEIQYRNGFYVSSVDQTLTITHVELVHSGLYYCDETPAVYLNVTKEDYDTGPTEISSANTAATTETTFPSWTLTETATPYLWQMIVRSVIGFLYLTTMIGITVTTWRKARQIEANSHHSTL